From Xylocopa sonorina isolate GNS202 chromosome 2, iyXylSono1_principal, whole genome shotgun sequence, a single genomic window includes:
- the LOC143432896 gene encoding uncharacterized protein LOC143432896 — MATSASDKKPRVIILGGCGFIGRNLVEYLLSNDLVSFVRVVDKVPPQTAWLNAKHQQVFEHPLLEFKSANLINAASCQNAFMSDDPIDFVINCAGETKSGQTDPVYKEGIYKLSMNCAQQAAKLHIERYVEISSGNFSTSEKIPLKEEDAGEPWTFVAKYKLQVENDLKNIPDLNYTIVRPAIVYGCGDRNGLAPRLVVGAVYKHLGEMMKLLWGPDLHMNTVHVRDVARAIWHLVNRPDTVGQTYNIVDEGDSTQGSISAIVSELFNINHDYWGTAFSTLAKTDMNSVVEEVNDKHMGPWAEACNKDGVENSPLSPYIDQELLYNKHLYLQTGKLASTGFKYLYPKLTKHALKEVLDDYVKMKIFPHSLVL; from the exons ATGGCAACCTCTGCTTCTGATAAAAAGCCAAGAGTAATCATTTTAGGAG GATGCGGTTTCATAGGACGTAATCTCGTGGAATATCTGTTGAGTAACGATCTTGTGTCTTTCGTACGCGTCGTGGATAAAGTTCCGCCGCAAACAGCTTGGCTTAATGCTAAGCATCAGCAAGTATTCGAGCATCCTTTGCTCGAATTTAAAAGCGCTAATTTAATCAATGCAG CATCTTGTCAGAATGCATTCATGTCCGATGATCCGATTGATTTTGTGATCAATTGCGCCGGAGAAACAAAGAGCGGTCAAACGGATCCTGTGTATAAGGAAGGAATTTACAAGTTGAGCATGAATTGTGCTCAACAAGCAGCAAAATTACATATTGAACGTTATGTAGAAATATCTTCTGGTAATTTTAGTACTTCTGAAAAA ATTCCTCTCAAAGAGGAAGATGCTGGAGAACCATGGACATTTGTTGCAAAATACAAGCTGCAAGTAGAAAatgatttgaaaaatataccagACTTAAATTACACAATAGTAAGACCAGCTATCGTATATGGCTGTGGTGACCGAAATGGATTAG CACCACGTTTGGTGGTGGGAGCAGTCTATAAACATTTGGGAGAAATGATGAAGTTACTCTGGGGACCAGATCTTCATATGAACACGGTTCATGTAAGAGATGTAGCTAGAGCTATTTGGCATTTAGTAAATAGGCCAGATACTGTAGGTCAAACCTACAATATTGTTGATGAAGGTGATTCAACACAAGGATCAATCAGTGCTATAGTTTCAGAATTATTTAATATCAACCATGATTATTGGGGTACTGCGTTCTCCACATTGGCTAAA ACAGATATGAATTCCGTCGTTGAAGAAGTAAACGACAAACATATGGGACCCTGGGCAGAAGCTTGCAATAAAGATGGAGTGGAAAATAGTCCTCTGTCGCCGTACATAGATCAAGAGCTTCTCTATAATAAGCATTTATATCTGCAAACAGGGAAATTAGCAAGTACTGGGTTTAAATATCTTTATCCAAAACTCACAAAGCATGCTTTAAAAGAG GTTCTTGATGATTATGTAAAGATGAAGATATTTCCACATTCCTTGGTTCTATGA
- the Put gene encoding activin A receptor type 2 punt isoform X3 translates to MSAYAMILPYLILGLLGSTSGHDVKGSQVCEFYNETLCTTSQQECSGKEECGPHDPGKRNHCYVLWQIDNVTKKSIIKLKGCFLDSNDCYDRPHCIENSAQRKKDLFFCCCDGNMCNKNFTWEPHPTSSSKPIQPPIIHESEPVPNTEQQIITLVLSISIPMLLLAIILPFLYWFYRRRKSGYFNKVWKAYVQISQLLNVPTLEPLPLPQPSPNLGLRPIQLLEIKARGRFGAVWKAQLKNEIVAVKVFPIQDKQSWQTEQEIFKLAHMDHEDILRFIGVEKRGDNLQAEFWLITAYHEKGSLCDYLKANVVTWPEMCRIAESMARGLMHLHEEIPANKADGYKPAVAHRDFKSKNVLLKADMSACIADFGLALIFLPGKPCGDTHGQVGTRRYMAPEVLEGAINFTRDSFLRIDMYACGLVLWELASRCTVQDGPIGEYRLPFEDEVGLHPTLEDMQESVVHKKERPVILETWRKHPGLQSICDTMEECWDHDAEARLSASCVMERVATLSRTLVLNSSTLIRVDNTNETITTRSSLKESDSLIIEHLT, encoded by the exons ATGTCCGCATATGCGATGATACTGCCATATCTCATCCTAGGATTGTTAG GATCTACGTCAGGACACGATGTCAAAGGATCGCAAGTTTGcgaattttataatgaaacactgTGCACAACATCGCAGCAAGAATGTTCAGGAAAAGAGGAATGCGGTCCACACGATCCAGGGAAAAGAAATCATTGTTACGTATTGTGGCAAATTGATAATGTCACTAAGAAATCTATAATTAAGTTGAAG GGATGTTTTTTGGATAGCAACGATTGCTATGACAGGCCACATTGCATTGAGAACAGTGCGCAAAGAAAGAAAGATTTATTTTTCTGTTGTTGCGACGGCAATATGTGTAACAAGAATTTTACGTGGGAACCCCATCCAACTTCTTCCTCTAAACCTATTCAACCTCCTATTATTCATG AATCAGAACCTGTTCCAAACACAGAGCAACAAATAATCACGCTTGTTTTGTCAATATCGATACCCATGCTATTACTTGCTATCATTTTGCCATTTCTATATTGGTTTTACCGACGACGAAAGTCGGGATATTTCAACAAGGTTTGGAAGGCATATGTACAGATCTCTCAATTACTAAAC GTACCCACGTTAGAACCACTGCCGTTACCGCAGCCATCTCCTAATTTAGGATTGCGTCCGATACAGTTACTCGAAATAAAAGCTCGTGGTCGTTTTGGAGCTGTTTGGAAAGCACAGTTAAAAAACGAGATTGTCGCCGTTAAGGTGTTTCCTATACAAGACAAACAGTCTTGGCAGACTGAACAAGAGATTTTCAAACTTGCACACATGGATCAcgaagatatattacgattcaTAGGCGTTGAAAAAAGAGGTGACAATTTACAAGCTGAATTCTGGTTAATCACTGCCTATCATGAAAAAGGTTCACTGTGCGACTATTTGAAGGCAAATGTTGTCACATGGCCTGAGATGTGTAGAATAGCAGAATCTATGGCAAG GGGCTTAATGCACTTGCACGAAGAGATTCCAGCTAATAAAGCAGATGGATATAAACCTGCTGTGGCTCATAGAGACTTTAAGtcgaaaaatgttttacttaaagcTGATATGAGTGCCTGTATAGCAGATTTTGGTTTAGCGTTAATATTTCTTCCTGGGAAACCTTGTGGGGATACACATGGACAG GTTGGAACAAGAAGGTATATGGCTCCAGAGGTTTTAGAAGGAGCAATTAACTTCACAAGAGATTCATTTTTACGAATCGATATGTACGCTTGTGGTTTGGTGCTCTGGGAATTAGCTTCGCGTTGCACTGTGCAAGAT GGACCAATTGGAGAGTATAGATTACCATTCGAAGACGAGGTTGGTCTTCATCCCACTTTGGAAGatatgcaagaaagtgttgtgcATAAAAAGGAGAGGCCAGTCATTCTAGAAACGTGGCGTAAACATCCC GGACTTCAATCAATTTGTGATACAATGGAAGAGTGTTGGGATCATGATGCTGAAGCACGTCTCTCAGCTTCTTGTGTAATGGAAAGAGTTGCTACGTTGAGTAGGACGCTTGTTTTAAATTCATCGACGTTGATACGAGTTGATAATACCAACGAGACTATCACCA CACGCAGTTCTCTCAAGGAAAGTGATTCTCTAATTATTGAACATCTAACCTAG
- the Put gene encoding activin A receptor type 2 punt isoform X2, translated as MSAYAMILPYLILGLLGSTSGHDVKGSQVCEFYNETLCTTSQQECSGKEECGPHDPGKRNHCYVLWQIDNVTKKSIIKLKGCFLDSNDCYDRPHCIENSAQRKKDLFFCCCDGNMCNKNFTWEPHPTSSSKPIQPPIIHESEPVPNTEQQIITLVLSISIPMLLLAIILPFLYWFYRRRKSGYFNKVWKAYVQISQLLNVPTLEPLPLPQPSPNLGLRPIQLLEIKARGRFGAVWKAQLKNEIVAVKVFPIQDKQSWQTEQEIFKLAHMDHEDILRFIGVEKRGDNLQAEFWLITAYHEKGSLCDYLKANVVTWPEMCRIAESMARGLMHLHEEIPANKADGYKPAVAHRDFKSKNVLLKADMSACIADFGLALIFLPGKPCGDTHGQVGTRRYMAPEVLEGAINFTRDSFLRIDMYACGLVLWELASRCTVQDGPIGEYRLPFEDEVGLHPTLEDMQESVVHKKERPVILETWRKHPGLQSICDTMEECWDHDAEARLSASCVMERVATLSRTLVLNSSTLIRVDNTNETITTARSSLKESDSLIIEHLT; from the exons ATGTCCGCATATGCGATGATACTGCCATATCTCATCCTAGGATTGTTAG GATCTACGTCAGGACACGATGTCAAAGGATCGCAAGTTTGcgaattttataatgaaacactgTGCACAACATCGCAGCAAGAATGTTCAGGAAAAGAGGAATGCGGTCCACACGATCCAGGGAAAAGAAATCATTGTTACGTATTGTGGCAAATTGATAATGTCACTAAGAAATCTATAATTAAGTTGAAG GGATGTTTTTTGGATAGCAACGATTGCTATGACAGGCCACATTGCATTGAGAACAGTGCGCAAAGAAAGAAAGATTTATTTTTCTGTTGTTGCGACGGCAATATGTGTAACAAGAATTTTACGTGGGAACCCCATCCAACTTCTTCCTCTAAACCTATTCAACCTCCTATTATTCATG AATCAGAACCTGTTCCAAACACAGAGCAACAAATAATCACGCTTGTTTTGTCAATATCGATACCCATGCTATTACTTGCTATCATTTTGCCATTTCTATATTGGTTTTACCGACGACGAAAGTCGGGATATTTCAACAAGGTTTGGAAGGCATATGTACAGATCTCTCAATTACTAAAC GTACCCACGTTAGAACCACTGCCGTTACCGCAGCCATCTCCTAATTTAGGATTGCGTCCGATACAGTTACTCGAAATAAAAGCTCGTGGTCGTTTTGGAGCTGTTTGGAAAGCACAGTTAAAAAACGAGATTGTCGCCGTTAAGGTGTTTCCTATACAAGACAAACAGTCTTGGCAGACTGAACAAGAGATTTTCAAACTTGCACACATGGATCAcgaagatatattacgattcaTAGGCGTTGAAAAAAGAGGTGACAATTTACAAGCTGAATTCTGGTTAATCACTGCCTATCATGAAAAAGGTTCACTGTGCGACTATTTGAAGGCAAATGTTGTCACATGGCCTGAGATGTGTAGAATAGCAGAATCTATGGCAAG GGGCTTAATGCACTTGCACGAAGAGATTCCAGCTAATAAAGCAGATGGATATAAACCTGCTGTGGCTCATAGAGACTTTAAGtcgaaaaatgttttacttaaagcTGATATGAGTGCCTGTATAGCAGATTTTGGTTTAGCGTTAATATTTCTTCCTGGGAAACCTTGTGGGGATACACATGGACAG GTTGGAACAAGAAGGTATATGGCTCCAGAGGTTTTAGAAGGAGCAATTAACTTCACAAGAGATTCATTTTTACGAATCGATATGTACGCTTGTGGTTTGGTGCTCTGGGAATTAGCTTCGCGTTGCACTGTGCAAGAT GGACCAATTGGAGAGTATAGATTACCATTCGAAGACGAGGTTGGTCTTCATCCCACTTTGGAAGatatgcaagaaagtgttgtgcATAAAAAGGAGAGGCCAGTCATTCTAGAAACGTGGCGTAAACATCCC GGACTTCAATCAATTTGTGATACAATGGAAGAGTGTTGGGATCATGATGCTGAAGCACGTCTCTCAGCTTCTTGTGTAATGGAAAGAGTTGCTACGTTGAGTAGGACGCTTGTTTTAAATTCATCGACGTTGATACGAGTTGATAATACCAACGAGACTATCACCA CAGCACGCAGTTCTCTCAAGGAAAGTGATTCTCTAATTATTGAACATCTAACCTAG
- the Put gene encoding activin A receptor type 2 punt isoform X1: protein MSAYAMILPYLILGLLGSTSGHDVKGSQVCEFYNETLCTTSQQECSGKEECGPHDPGKRNHCYVLWQIDNVTKKSIIKLKGCFLDSNDCYDRPHCIENSAQRKKDLFFCCCDGNMCNKNFTWEPHPTSSSKPIQPPIIHESEPVPNTEQQIITLVLSISIPMLLLAIILPFLYWFYRRRKSGYFNKVWKAYVQISQLLNVPTLEPLPLPQPSPNLGLRPIQLLEIKARGRFGAVWKAQLKNEIVAVKVFPIQDKQSWQTEQEIFKLAHMDHEDILRFIGVEKRGDNLQAEFWLITAYHEKGSLCDYLKANVVTWPEMCRIAESMARGLMHLHEEIPANKADGYKPAVAHRDFKSKNVLLKADMSACIADFGLALIFLPGKPCGDTHGQVGTRRYMAPEVLEGAINFTRDSFLRIDMYACGLVLWELASRCTVQDGPIGEYRLPFEDEVGLHPTLEDMQESVVHKKERPVILETWRKHPGLQSICDTMEECWDHDAEARLSASCVMERVATLSRTLVLNSSTLIRVDNTNETITISYVNCYKEDDSTILYEVPGRNSQVN, encoded by the exons ATGTCCGCATATGCGATGATACTGCCATATCTCATCCTAGGATTGTTAG GATCTACGTCAGGACACGATGTCAAAGGATCGCAAGTTTGcgaattttataatgaaacactgTGCACAACATCGCAGCAAGAATGTTCAGGAAAAGAGGAATGCGGTCCACACGATCCAGGGAAAAGAAATCATTGTTACGTATTGTGGCAAATTGATAATGTCACTAAGAAATCTATAATTAAGTTGAAG GGATGTTTTTTGGATAGCAACGATTGCTATGACAGGCCACATTGCATTGAGAACAGTGCGCAAAGAAAGAAAGATTTATTTTTCTGTTGTTGCGACGGCAATATGTGTAACAAGAATTTTACGTGGGAACCCCATCCAACTTCTTCCTCTAAACCTATTCAACCTCCTATTATTCATG AATCAGAACCTGTTCCAAACACAGAGCAACAAATAATCACGCTTGTTTTGTCAATATCGATACCCATGCTATTACTTGCTATCATTTTGCCATTTCTATATTGGTTTTACCGACGACGAAAGTCGGGATATTTCAACAAGGTTTGGAAGGCATATGTACAGATCTCTCAATTACTAAAC GTACCCACGTTAGAACCACTGCCGTTACCGCAGCCATCTCCTAATTTAGGATTGCGTCCGATACAGTTACTCGAAATAAAAGCTCGTGGTCGTTTTGGAGCTGTTTGGAAAGCACAGTTAAAAAACGAGATTGTCGCCGTTAAGGTGTTTCCTATACAAGACAAACAGTCTTGGCAGACTGAACAAGAGATTTTCAAACTTGCACACATGGATCAcgaagatatattacgattcaTAGGCGTTGAAAAAAGAGGTGACAATTTACAAGCTGAATTCTGGTTAATCACTGCCTATCATGAAAAAGGTTCACTGTGCGACTATTTGAAGGCAAATGTTGTCACATGGCCTGAGATGTGTAGAATAGCAGAATCTATGGCAAG GGGCTTAATGCACTTGCACGAAGAGATTCCAGCTAATAAAGCAGATGGATATAAACCTGCTGTGGCTCATAGAGACTTTAAGtcgaaaaatgttttacttaaagcTGATATGAGTGCCTGTATAGCAGATTTTGGTTTAGCGTTAATATTTCTTCCTGGGAAACCTTGTGGGGATACACATGGACAG GTTGGAACAAGAAGGTATATGGCTCCAGAGGTTTTAGAAGGAGCAATTAACTTCACAAGAGATTCATTTTTACGAATCGATATGTACGCTTGTGGTTTGGTGCTCTGGGAATTAGCTTCGCGTTGCACTGTGCAAGAT GGACCAATTGGAGAGTATAGATTACCATTCGAAGACGAGGTTGGTCTTCATCCCACTTTGGAAGatatgcaagaaagtgttgtgcATAAAAAGGAGAGGCCAGTCATTCTAGAAACGTGGCGTAAACATCCC GGACTTCAATCAATTTGTGATACAATGGAAGAGTGTTGGGATCATGATGCTGAAGCACGTCTCTCAGCTTCTTGTGTAATGGAAAGAGTTGCTACGTTGAGTAGGACGCTTGTTTTAAATTCATCGACGTTGATACGAGTTGATAATACCAACGAGACTATCACCA TATCATATGTGAATTGTTACAAAGAAGATGACTCAACAATTTTATACGAAGTACCTGGTAGAAACAGTCAAGTTAACTGA